The following coding sequences lie in one Arachis hypogaea cultivar Tifrunner chromosome 9, arahy.Tifrunner.gnm2.J5K5, whole genome shotgun sequence genomic window:
- the LOC112709766 gene encoding cinnamoyl-CoA reductase 1, protein MAMAASAAKKKICVTGAGGFLASWVVKFLLSKGYIVHGTVRQPGDEKYAHLMKLEGASENLKLFKADLLSYESVQSAIAGCNAVFHVACPVPSTTSTNPEVEMIEPAVKGTTNVLEASLEAKVERVIYVSSVAAAFMNPNFPNDKVIDESCWSDKDYCRKTNNWYCFSKTEAEEQALDFAKRTGLDVVSICPTLVLGPILRSSIVNASSLVLLKILKGCESLENKHRWIVDVRDVADAILLAYEKPEAEGRYICTSHPVKAKDMVEKLKSKYPNYNYPTNFVEVDDHQTKLSSEKLQRLGWRYKPLEETLTDAVESYKEAGLLQSK, encoded by the exons ATGGCAATGGCAGCTTCTGCAGCAAAGAAGAAAATATGTGTAACTGGTGCAGGAGGTTTCTTAGCTTCTTGGGTTGTTAAGTTTCTTCTTTCCAAAGGATACATCGTTCATGGCACTGTTAGACAACCTG GTGATGAGAAATATGCTCACTTGATGAAGCTTGAGGGAGCTTCTGAGAATCTTAAACTCTTCAAAGCAGATTTGTTGAGTTATGAATCAGTTCAGTCAGCAATTGCTGGATGCAATGCTGTTTTCCATGTTGCTTGCCCTGTGccttcaacaacatcaaccaaccCTGAG GTAGAAATGATTGAGCCTGCCGTCAAGGGAACTACCAATGTGCTCGAAGCTTCTCTTGAAGCTAAAGTGGAACGAGTCATCTATGTGTCATCTGTAGCCGCTGCTTTCATGAACCCAAATTTTCCAAATGACAAAGTGATTGATGAATCTTGTTGGTCTGATAAAGACTATTGCAGAAAAACCAAT AACTGGTATTGCTTCTCCAAGACAGAGGCTGAAGAGCAGGCCCTAGACTTTGCGAAAAGAACCGGGCTTGATGTGGTGAGCATTTGTCCTACCCTTGTGCTTGGACCCATTTTAAGGTCATCTATTGTGAATGCAAGTAGCTTGGTTCTCCTCAAGATTTTGAAAG GTTGTGAATCATTGGAGAACAAACATCGTTGGATAGTTGATGTGCGAGATGTAGCCGATGCAATTCTTTTGGCTTATGAAAAGCCTGAAGCAGAAGGGAGATATATATGCACTTCACACCCTGTTAAAGCAAaggatatggtggagaaattgaAGAGTAAATATCCAAACTACAACTACCCTACAAA CTTTGTTGAGGTGGATGATCATCAAACAAAGTTAAGCTCAGAGAAACTACAGAGGCTTGGTTGGAGATACAAGCCATTGGAGGAGACACTCACTGATGCTGTTGAGAGCTATAAAGAAGCTGGTCTCTTGCAATCAAAGTAA
- the LOC112709767 gene encoding uncharacterized protein has translation MQIVSTLRTLPKTPRFDHFAPSAMALLLLLQLRTKPNNNPFTNPTLFFLFSKYFSSSSSSSSLRDLKHTLKHQQPQSQSQSQYPSTPSEQSSFTNTHYHQQQQQKQHQQQQKNSLHDIRRTLSEFRRRTAAESPPAEPLSFSDIYDRTMCRKTPFPDVESSGTAHGGGRRPFNLGAVRDGLRKPGEARARDRRRADSMSLEAYREVLRSRPLDSSATAAAGASSPENVVGTASSLPDSVLKQKRRKEESEFMKVYSFGELGEKLKKLRPEGMRKEWFSIEELNERLKRMREKEVEEAESNVTGGVLFKDMRECLLSEDEKSRKSSLQKSDILSQFIGTPAYYSGLPKEQLVEKYFHPDNMSSEEKLKIELAKVRDEFKMSESDCGSARVQVAQLTTKIKHLSAVLHKKDVHSRKGLIAMVQRRKRLLKYLRRSDWESYCFVISKLGLRDNPDHGRKT, from the exons ATGCAAATTGTAAGCACCCTTAGAACCCTTCCCAAAACCCCTCGCTTTGATCACTTTGCTCCTTCCGCCAtggcccttcttcttcttcttcaactcaggaccaaacccaacaacaacccTTTCACAAACCCGACTTTGTTCTTTTTATTCTccaaatatttttcttcttcttcttcttcttcttctctcaggGACCTTAAACACACTCTCAAACACCAACAACCACAATCACAATCACAATCACAATATCCTTCAACACCCTCAGAGCAATCCTCATTCACCAACACTCATTATCATCAGCAGCAACAGCAAAAGCAACATCAGCAGCAACAGAAGAACTCTCTCCACGATATCCGTCGAACCCTCTCCGAATTTCGCCGCCGCACCGCCGCCGAATCCCCGCCGGCCGAACCGCTTTCATTCAGTGATATCTACGACCGAACCATGTGCCGGAAAACGCCCTTTCCGGACGTGGAATCCTCCGGTACGGCGCACGGAGGAGGGAGGAGACCTTTCAACCTCGGCGCCGTTCGCGATGGCTTGCGGAAGCCAGGAGAGGCTCGCGCCAGAGACCGGAGGAGAGCTGATTCGATGTCGTTGGAGGCGTACAGGGAGGTGCTGAGATCGAGGCCGTTAGATTCCTCCGCCACCGCAGCAGCTGGAGCATCCTCGCCGGAGAATGTGGTTGGCACTGCGAGCTCGTTGCCGGATTCTGTGTTGAAGCAGAAGAGACGCAAAGAAGAGTCCGAGTTTATGAAGGTTTATAGCTTTGGCGAATTGGGGGAGAAATTGAAGAAGCTGAGACCTGAGGGAATGAGAAAAGAGTGGTTCTCTATTGAAGAATTGAACGAGAGGTTGAagaggatgagagagaaggaggtgGAGGAAGCTGAGTCCAATGTCACAGGAGGGGTACTATTCAAGGACATGAGAGAGTGCCTGCTATCTGAAGATGAAAAGTCTAGGAAGAGTTCAC TGCAGAAATCTGATATCTTAAGCCAGTTCATTGGGACTCCAGCCTACTATTCGGGTCTCCCTAAAGAGCAGCTTGTTGAAAAA TACTTCCATCCAGATAATATGTCCTCAGAAGAAAAGTTGAAAATTGAACTTGCAAAGGTTAGAGATGAGTTCAAAATGTCAGAGTCAGACTGTGGATCTGCTCGAGTTCAAG TTGCACAACTCACAACTAAGATTAAGCATCTATCAGCTGTTCTACACAAGAAG GATGTGCATTCTCGTAAAGGCTTGATAGCAATGGTTCAGAGGAGAAAAAGATTATTGAAATACCTCAGAAGAAGTGATTGGGAATCTTATTGTTTCGTTATATCTAAGCTAGGTCTACGTGATAATCCAGATCATGGTCGCAAAACATAG
- the LOC112712823 gene encoding transcription factor bHLH18, whose protein sequence is MGEPCHNYWYSDMGIQDDDIFSQRYKINSSLIVDEDHIIREIMDHHHHHQPAFSSESDNSHSPTNNNQIKGGGSGNTSSFVFNNNNQHAPLLLDMKASTSTSSPRSYILSFHDSTVIAATVAAAATPPPPPSLETYNNNGKRPYQRIEVPLENQAKKVRSSSETVDHIMTERKRRRELTERFIALSATIPGLKKIDKSTILSEAISHVKQLKQRVKELEEQKKKISVESVSFIIRKSHLMNGTNNKDDEKGAINNKAATSEALLPTVEARVLKNDVLIRIHCMKQSGIMLKILRHLKSFDLSAISNSVLPFGNSTLDITIIAQIGDKFNVTMNDLVKNLRLSILESPNDDEEPHNSN, encoded by the exons ATGGGGGAGCCATGCCACAATTATTGGTACTCTGACATG GGGATCCAAGATGATGATATCTTCAGCCAACGTTACAAGATTAACTCATCACTAATTGTTGATGAAGATCATATCATTAGGGAGATCatggatcatcatcatcatcaccaaccaGCTTTCTCATCTGAAAGTGATAATAGTCACTCTCCCACAAATAATAATCAaa TCAAAGGTGGTGGAAGTGGCAATACTAGTAGCTTTGTgttcaacaacaataatcaacatGCACCATTATTGTTGGATATGAAAGCTTCTACTTCAACATCTTCTCCAAGATCATACATTCTATCTTTCCATGATTCCACCGTTATTGCCGCCACGGTGGCCGCCGCGgctactcctcctcctcctccatcattAGAAACCTATAATAACAATGGGAAACGACCATACCAACGCATTGAAGTGCCATTAGAAAATCAAGCAAAGAAGGTTAGAAGCTCCTCAGAGACAGTTGATCACATAATGACTGAGAGAAAAAGGAGAAGGGAATTAACTGAGAGATTCATAGCACTTTCAGCCACTATTCCTGGCTTGAAGAAG ATTGACAAATCCACTATACTTAGCGAGGCAATAAGTCATGTGAAACAACTCAAACAACGAGTGAAGGAATTAGAAGAACAAAAGAAGAAGATAAGTGTAGAATCAGTGTCATTCATTATTAGGAAATCCCACCTCATGAATGGAACTAATAATAAGGATGATGAAAAAGGTGCAATCAATAATAAAGCAGCAACAAGTGAAGCACTACTCCCAACGGTGgaagcaagagtgctcaaaaatGATGTGCTAATAAGGATCCATTGCATGAAACAAAGTGGTATTATGCTCAAAATATTGCGACATCTTAAGAGTTTTGATCTCTCTGCCATTAGCAATAGTGTATTGCCATTTGGAAATTCCACTCTTGATATCACCATTATTGCTCAG ATAGGTGACAAATTCAACGTGACAATGAATGATTTAGTGAAAAATCTGAGATTGTCTATCTTGGAGTCCCctaatgatgatgaagaaccacaCAACAGTAATTGA